The DNA region TTACTACATTTGGCGGTCGTTTTGCTACCGTTTGTGGAATTGGTATTGAAATGACCGATACACCGTTTTATACTAAAATCAATAAAGGTAAGAGGTGTTGTAGGTGAGTAATGCTAAAAAGTTTAGTAGTGCTGCTGGTTCTTGGATAGAGAAACACAGTGGCGAAAAAAGTGAAAATGAGATGAAGATTATAAGATATGGGCTTGAGGTTTTGTATTTGAATATAATAAAAATTGTAGTTCTTATTATGATTTCCTACTTTGCTGGAATTATTGAATATACGTTGGTTGCAGCACTTACATTTAGTTTAGCTAGGATATTTGGATTTGGTATGCATGCTAAGTCTACGTGGGGATGCTATGTTGCGACAGGGAGCATATATATTGGGATACCATTGATGATGAAGAGTATTCATTTAGGAATAATATTCAGAATATTTTTAATCATACTAATGTTTATAGGATTGTGGCTTTATGCACCAGCTGATACTGAGCAGCGACCCATTTTAGGAGAAAAGAAGAGATTTAGATTTAAGATTAAAGCTATTATCCTTATGGGGACGTTAGCAGGCTTTAGTTTTGCAGTTCCTCAGATTTATGGGGATATAATGATATTGTCGTTAATTGGTGAGGTTATAATGATTTTGCCGATTACATATAAATTATTTTCTAGGGGGTATAGGAATTATGAAACTTATGAATGTACTATCAAATGCAGTTAGCAATCTTGCTGAGAAAACAGCTGAGACATCAGTTGATTATTGCATCTATGTAGGTGTGGAAGAAACAGATATGCCAGCTGAATTAATCGAGAGAGATTAAGTACATAAAAGCACCGCATAAGCGGTGCTTTTTTATTTTCTAAATATTTACTAGAGTCAAATCCTGCATGAATAGGTTTTGATCTACTATGGTACTTAGATTTAATTCAGGCATTTCAGATAGTAGTAGCTTAGCACTATACAGCCCAAGTCCCCTATTCTCTCCTTT from Tissierellales bacterium includes:
- a CDS encoding accessory gene regulator B family protein; the encoded protein is MSNAKKFSSAAGSWIEKHSGEKSENEMKIIRYGLEVLYLNIIKIVVLIMISYFAGIIEYTLVAALTFSLARIFGFGMHAKSTWGCYVATGSIYIGIPLMMKSIHLGIIFRIFLIILMFIGLWLYAPADTEQRPILGEKKRFRFKIKAIILMGTLAGFSFAVPQIYGDIMILSLIGEVIMILPITYKLFSRGYRNYETYECTIKCS